The proteins below are encoded in one region of Deinococcus budaensis:
- a CDS encoding phage tail tape measure protein, with translation MTQSSKRTVVYNLRPNVTGIPGLKRFEESLERILGVQTKLQQQGDVVRGLRDQTAAVVAAAQQEAQANRAVDQQARQSRQQRRAEERAAIAQKKADDNSYQQWWKQQLREQEQSERRAHQEGVQRLRDRAATAALNARLSSQAEKLAQQELRATIRELDNEQKSLRAVWQIGKLVGPDLVQMQRDVQRRALEAASALDKQSDAYRRLMGVAAASQRTQDQATGRITPGSLSHGVVNGIQQSGLFTQLAAASGVGAAAQNLGLVASNFALAKNNALQFAGASNTAATAAGFMSAAGAGLAVGLGAVGVGFVSLGKVGLEQTKILERGLNTLQASGVQDLEGFQTQVKALKEDLGTVGKSLSLATLTASAAELVKANLSAGDSLTVLAASSKLAAAENTNLNDTSAQLLMNTRQYGLEVSESARVADMFAKAGNLAAGTANDLSLGFGKVGGTGLQAGIEMNDLLGMLVELDLKGMRAADVGADALRTALSSLSDVTEKGQGILRELGVEIDDASGKARPAGDVMADLGEKMRGMGITVNKNTGELEGNGEALRTVAGLMDTRAAAAVINLTGEWRTHGQTIKDSEEYATEYANTMSQGVEPAQKRLKTAFEDTGLALAKSFAGPLADFLDQVLSPAVTRLGEFFTKLTDIKNLGEILVKVRLEAGDDGTTQVLKLLTAPVTIPLGLGAQAGQLLNVDQLQQALIKGGILEQQRTPWAILAQFKEVANNYEKYLKMAYEADARWKDAQSSNPLVTGPSVTLNRIPENTLTGAGPLSPGQTRALDGAVSGLVGALGLAGREILNEFGVSGKDYHHDGAVRADAVHNGIDLGAPRGTAILSPFAGALSVREDTKNGKVFELLDAAGNKLVGIHLDQFDAEVLKALRAGGGKALILKGQRIGTVGNTGTTAGSAPHLHLMGYAAGSSTPIDPRTIPFVGGAPASAARPTSPAPTPAATPSPEDVRKSVQARIDDILARVDLKLITAPAAIKQIAQIRDEAEQTARSMQQKGTKGWQDYAASMKAAQGVIDGLKKGTGGAKDVLGALSTQFEYAGKTGLPAYINGLRAYIAQQDKAAQSTKNTQDRLDAMANVNRARQMLEDATKPRKGPVSVSDADMAKFRKGAEEVIRLEKGLETSTNVDWRRRAANRIAAYNAQGEAAQGVLAVLQGTAKTEAQLADESTRREQARASALRTISQGVQKGKEDDFKRALASLKASQAEELAQEGLTAAQREQIVRRTGPAILRATYALNASIKKGKEDEAEAWRTSEQAKALTASEVNAEVKRLRDAARTEERTNNQTAQREQASAARLAGRTRVQEERQLAAELAGLRTKAAQATADRLKSIEDGQIARAQGNAQRQLDLTREFSQAQFNRQQAILLAEKKQAYANAAGKPNQGALEAAADADFLRDLETARQARLSAVRSAQKAVEQEEEGARQRRLAREKIVNQRLAEGAEAARQANIEDARLAQSEIEALRDQDLLNAKGNVTEQVRLQRYYAEQVRLARRAVADAIYADRARDLDNEYANRPDDPMKARLLGQAGAARQQAYDAADRDAGNQVNAALDTQTEKVRELRSQYSQLADSIRDKVKAGSFDEEAQEAAATAFDQLAVSAGAAGVAGNSYLAVARQSVQAALDAGRAAETQRLALADLDREQEDFIARQDAAADSAIELADSLVEAGSTTDGLMLLTTTLDELMAAAGEGPISGEAVSKLAAAMERLNLAASKTNLNDAAAWLAAFKGVGDTVAAAESSFTQGGAEATAQQGQNDQIGSLFQGGAGNVARFLLGTDGQGFAEAFWFDFSEASQGAFMQGLGQLDTEALAGLGTDMLQRLLDGMGDDAAWDSWRAQVQGAMTRALELKSTDAGYADLGAVLDQFEALDSRAEGYSATLSDRLLPELERIRDAATDPALKDMAEKAIGYLNGEVEAARELVSVLGQVKLSQLDRLKASGGIGEQAYIDQRHVLLVEQENARYRLDIQGKTGKALELAEAQHQINLGNIVADGMQATQQLTWRIQDETRQVIRESEQADLEYRRSTGLIGERAYIDARHQQQVQAARDEFNVRVRTLQAGEPAYVAAELALQVKLGQITRQGMTDQQALTDRLEAQARQRRQQEAVADLDHRRSLGLVGERAYLEERQRLAEAAAREEFAARVAKMEEGGDEYRDAEAQLQADLTAITRQGVLDRIALEQQQLQAFIGGLDQLGGALESAGAGWGVFLKFAGQGIDLFGKFQANLKDLRSAFNGGSLFDKLGAVGGTLGLVATGINLVGQLGDAILNLSPGFRAWKTNLLEVAEAQKKALSIDAGGFNSPWAKALEQDAANREKLANAGFWKRVWWGLTGSAPQVMKTESAKLMAELQTIFANLGSGLSNIFQSSMSDAFLKGDMTSWAQNWSKTFDQQVGQLILKTMVDAALKEGAVAADLAELTKAIQEQRYNDIPAIIERIRANAGAAMSPIVSVAPSLPGFGSGKDTSSGTGTSDPASNRQQDELWYQYEHETDPVKKAALRKQLQGGSSGTSGGSTVTITREAVQPDWAALTVSITRLADRADLEIQAANLQMEAARLQREAAGINAQAAGMILIAAERLSGGTSSPTRAVF, from the coding sequence TTGACGCAGTCCTCAAAGCGCACCGTGGTCTATAACTTGCGCCCCAACGTCACTGGAATTCCCGGGCTCAAGCGCTTTGAGGAGAGCCTGGAGAGAATCCTGGGCGTCCAGACCAAGCTCCAGCAGCAAGGGGACGTGGTGCGGGGACTGCGGGACCAGACGGCCGCCGTGGTCGCCGCTGCCCAGCAGGAGGCGCAGGCCAACCGCGCTGTCGACCAGCAGGCCCGGCAATCGCGCCAGCAGCGCCGGGCTGAGGAACGCGCGGCCATCGCCCAGAAAAAGGCTGACGACAACAGCTACCAGCAGTGGTGGAAGCAGCAACTGCGCGAGCAGGAGCAGAGCGAGCGCCGGGCACACCAGGAAGGGGTTCAAAGGCTCCGCGACCGGGCAGCGACGGCGGCCCTCAACGCGCGCCTCTCCTCACAGGCCGAGAAGCTCGCGCAGCAGGAACTCCGCGCCACCATCCGCGAGCTGGACAACGAGCAAAAGAGCCTGCGGGCGGTGTGGCAGATCGGCAAGCTGGTCGGCCCTGACCTAGTGCAGATGCAGCGGGACGTTCAGCGCCGCGCGCTGGAGGCGGCCAGCGCCCTCGACAAGCAGTCCGACGCCTACCGGCGCCTGATGGGCGTGGCCGCCGCCTCTCAGCGCACCCAGGACCAGGCCACCGGACGCATCACCCCCGGCAGCCTGAGCCACGGCGTCGTGAACGGGATTCAGCAGAGCGGCCTGTTCACCCAGCTGGCCGCGGCGTCCGGTGTGGGTGCAGCGGCACAGAACCTGGGGTTGGTCGCCAGCAACTTCGCGCTGGCGAAGAACAACGCCCTGCAATTTGCGGGGGCGAGTAACACGGCCGCCACGGCTGCCGGGTTCATGAGCGCGGCTGGCGCTGGCCTCGCCGTCGGGCTGGGTGCGGTCGGCGTGGGCTTCGTTTCTCTCGGGAAGGTCGGTCTGGAGCAGACCAAGATTCTGGAGCGGGGCCTGAACACGCTCCAGGCGAGCGGCGTGCAGGACCTGGAGGGCTTCCAGACCCAGGTCAAGGCGCTGAAAGAGGATCTGGGCACCGTGGGCAAAAGCCTGAGCCTGGCGACCCTCACGGCCTCAGCCGCTGAGCTGGTGAAGGCCAACCTCAGCGCGGGCGATTCGCTGACCGTGCTCGCGGCCAGTTCCAAGCTCGCGGCCGCCGAGAACACCAACCTGAACGACACCAGCGCCCAGCTGCTGATGAACACCCGCCAGTACGGGCTGGAAGTCAGCGAGTCCGCGCGGGTGGCCGACATGTTCGCCAAGGCGGGCAATCTGGCCGCCGGGACCGCGAACGACCTGAGCCTGGGCTTCGGCAAGGTGGGCGGCACGGGCCTGCAGGCAGGCATCGAGATGAACGACCTGCTGGGCATGCTGGTCGAGCTGGACCTCAAGGGGATGCGCGCGGCCGACGTGGGCGCCGACGCGCTGCGCACGGCGCTGTCCAGCCTGAGCGACGTGACCGAGAAGGGGCAGGGCATCCTGAGGGAACTCGGCGTCGAGATCGACGACGCCTCTGGCAAGGCGCGTCCGGCGGGCGACGTCATGGCCGACCTGGGCGAAAAGATGCGCGGCATGGGCATCACGGTGAACAAGAACACCGGTGAGCTGGAAGGAAACGGCGAGGCCCTGCGCACCGTGGCGGGGCTGATGGACACCCGAGCAGCGGCGGCCGTCATCAACCTGACTGGCGAATGGCGCACGCACGGCCAGACCATCAAGGACAGCGAGGAATACGCCACCGAGTACGCCAACACGATGAGCCAGGGTGTCGAACCCGCGCAGAAACGGCTGAAGACCGCCTTCGAGGACACCGGGCTGGCCCTCGCCAAGAGCTTCGCGGGTCCGCTGGCAGATTTCCTCGATCAGGTCCTCTCTCCGGCGGTGACGCGCCTGGGTGAGTTCTTCACCAAGCTGACCGACATCAAGAACCTGGGCGAGATCCTCGTGAAGGTGCGGCTGGAGGCGGGCGACGACGGCACGACGCAGGTGCTCAAGCTGCTTACTGCTCCCGTCACCATCCCCCTGGGGCTGGGTGCTCAGGCCGGGCAGCTGCTGAACGTCGACCAGCTGCAGCAGGCCCTGATCAAGGGCGGCATTCTGGAACAGCAGCGGACGCCCTGGGCGATCCTGGCTCAGTTCAAGGAGGTCGCCAACAACTACGAGAAGTACCTGAAGATGGCTTACGAGGCGGACGCCCGCTGGAAGGATGCGCAGTCCAGCAACCCCCTGGTCACGGGTCCATCCGTCACGCTCAACCGCATTCCGGAAAACACCCTCACCGGGGCCGGGCCGCTGTCGCCCGGGCAGACGCGCGCCCTCGACGGAGCGGTGTCTGGCCTGGTGGGTGCCCTGGGCCTGGCGGGGCGGGAAATCCTCAACGAATTCGGGGTCAGCGGGAAGGATTATCACCACGACGGCGCTGTGCGCGCCGATGCGGTGCACAACGGGATCGACCTCGGTGCTCCGCGCGGCACGGCCATCCTCAGCCCCTTCGCCGGGGCCTTGAGCGTCCGCGAGGACACCAAGAACGGCAAGGTGTTCGAGCTGCTCGACGCGGCCGGGAACAAGCTGGTCGGTATTCACCTGGACCAGTTCGACGCCGAGGTTCTCAAGGCCCTCCGAGCGGGCGGCGGCAAGGCGCTGATCCTCAAGGGCCAGCGCATCGGCACGGTGGGGAATACGGGCACGACGGCGGGAAGTGCCCCCCATTTGCATCTGATGGGGTACGCCGCGGGCAGCAGCACGCCCATCGACCCCCGCACCATCCCCTTTGTCGGCGGCGCTCCGGCCAGTGCCGCGAGACCCACCTCCCCCGCTCCCACGCCTGCCGCTACCCCATCCCCCGAGGATGTCCGCAAAAGCGTACAGGCCAGGATCGACGACATCCTCGCGCGGGTCGATCTCAAGCTGATCACCGCGCCCGCAGCCATCAAACAGATCGCCCAGATCCGGGACGAGGCTGAACAGACGGCCCGGTCGATGCAGCAGAAGGGCACCAAGGGCTGGCAAGACTACGCGGCCAGCATGAAGGCCGCGCAGGGGGTCATCGACGGGCTGAAAAAGGGCACCGGTGGAGCGAAAGACGTGCTGGGCGCACTCTCGACCCAGTTCGAATACGCCGGGAAGACCGGCCTCCCCGCCTATATCAACGGGCTGCGAGCTTACATCGCCCAGCAGGACAAGGCCGCCCAGAGCACGAAAAACACACAGGACCGCCTCGACGCGATGGCGAACGTCAACCGTGCCCGGCAGATGCTGGAAGACGCGACCAAGCCCCGCAAGGGTCCAGTCAGCGTCAGTGACGCCGACATGGCGAAGTTTCGCAAGGGGGCCGAAGAGGTCATCCGGCTGGAAAAAGGTCTGGAGACCAGCACGAACGTCGACTGGCGACGCCGGGCCGCCAACCGCATCGCGGCCTACAACGCCCAGGGAGAGGCGGCTCAAGGCGTGCTGGCCGTGCTTCAGGGCACGGCGAAGACGGAAGCCCAGCTCGCGGACGAGTCCACCCGCCGCGAGCAGGCGCGGGCCTCCGCGCTGCGCACCATCAGTCAGGGGGTCCAGAAAGGAAAAGAGGACGACTTCAAGCGTGCCCTGGCGAGCCTCAAAGCCTCTCAGGCCGAGGAACTCGCCCAGGAGGGTCTGACCGCTGCCCAGCGCGAGCAGATCGTCCGGCGCACGGGACCGGCCATCCTGCGGGCCACCTACGCGCTGAACGCCTCGATCAAAAAAGGCAAGGAGGACGAGGCCGAAGCCTGGCGCACCAGCGAGCAGGCCAAGGCGCTGACCGCCAGCGAGGTCAACGCCGAGGTCAAGCGGCTGCGGGACGCTGCCCGCACCGAGGAGAGGACCAACAACCAGACCGCCCAGCGCGAGCAGGCCTCGGCTGCCCGCCTGGCCGGTCGCACACGCGTGCAGGAGGAAAGGCAGCTGGCCGCCGAGCTGGCAGGCCTGAGGACCAAGGCCGCCCAGGCCACGGCCGACCGTCTGAAAAGCATCGAGGATGGGCAGATCGCCCGTGCCCAGGGCAATGCCCAGCGCCAGCTGGACTTGACCCGCGAGTTCAGCCAGGCGCAGTTCAACCGCCAGCAGGCCATCCTGCTCGCCGAGAAGAAACAGGCCTACGCCAACGCTGCTGGTAAGCCCAACCAGGGGGCGCTGGAGGCGGCCGCCGATGCCGATTTCCTGCGCGACCTCGAAACGGCCCGCCAGGCCCGCTTGAGCGCCGTCCGGAGCGCCCAGAAGGCGGTGGAACAGGAGGAGGAAGGTGCCCGCCAGAGGCGGCTGGCACGCGAGAAGATCGTCAATCAGCGCTTGGCTGAAGGGGCGGAGGCCGCCCGTCAGGCCAATATCGAGGACGCGCGGCTCGCCCAGAGCGAGATCGAGGCCCTGCGCGATCAGGATCTCCTGAACGCCAAGGGCAACGTGACCGAGCAGGTGCGGCTCCAGCGCTACTACGCCGAGCAGGTCCGCCTGGCCCGGCGCGCGGTGGCCGACGCGATTTATGCCGACCGGGCACGCGACCTCGACAACGAGTACGCGAACAGGCCCGACGACCCCATGAAAGCCCGCCTGCTGGGGCAGGCCGGGGCCGCCCGCCAGCAGGCCTACGATGCGGCCGACCGCGACGCTGGCAACCAGGTCAACGCAGCTCTGGATACCCAGACCGAGAAGGTCCGCGAGTTGCGCAGCCAGTACAGCCAGCTGGCCGACTCGATCCGCGACAAGGTCAAGGCTGGAAGCTTCGATGAGGAGGCGCAGGAAGCGGCGGCGACGGCCTTCGATCAGCTGGCCGTCTCCGCTGGAGCGGCTGGTGTCGCGGGCAACAGCTACCTCGCCGTGGCCCGTCAGAGCGTGCAGGCGGCGCTCGACGCGGGCCGGGCGGCCGAGACCCAGCGCCTGGCCCTGGCCGATCTGGACCGCGAGCAGGAAGACTTCATCGCCCGGCAGGATGCGGCTGCTGACAGTGCTATCGAACTCGCCGACAGCCTGGTTGAGGCTGGGAGCACCACCGATGGCCTGATGCTGCTCACTACCACCCTCGACGAGCTGATGGCCGCCGCGGGGGAAGGCCCGATCAGCGGGGAGGCCGTGAGCAAGCTGGCCGCCGCGATGGAACGGCTCAACCTCGCCGCCAGCAAGACCAACCTGAACGACGCGGCCGCCTGGCTCGCCGCCTTCAAGGGCGTGGGCGACACGGTGGCGGCGGCCGAGTCCAGCTTCACCCAGGGGGGTGCGGAGGCCACCGCCCAGCAGGGGCAGAACGATCAGATCGGGTCCCTCTTCCAGGGGGGAGCGGGGAACGTCGCGCGCTTCCTCCTGGGGACGGACGGGCAGGGCTTCGCCGAGGCCTTCTGGTTCGACTTCTCCGAGGCGAGCCAGGGGGCGTTCATGCAGGGTCTCGGGCAGCTGGACACCGAGGCGCTCGCCGGACTGGGCACCGACATGCTCCAGCGGTTGCTCGACGGCATGGGCGACGACGCGGCCTGGGACAGCTGGCGGGCACAGGTGCAGGGGGCCATGACCCGCGCGCTGGAGCTGAAGAGCACCGACGCCGGGTACGCGGACCTAGGGGCGGTGCTCGATCAGTTCGAGGCGCTCGACAGCCGGGCCGAGGGCTACAGCGCCACCTTGAGCGACCGGCTCCTCCCCGAGCTGGAGCGCATCCGGGACGCCGCCACCGACCCGGCCCTGAAGGACATGGCCGAGAAGGCCATCGGTTACCTGAACGGTGAGGTCGAGGCGGCCCGCGAGCTGGTCAGCGTGCTGGGGCAGGTCAAACTCTCCCAGCTCGACCGATTGAAAGCCAGCGGCGGCATCGGCGAGCAGGCCTACATCGACCAGCGCCACGTCCTGCTGGTCGAGCAGGAAAACGCCCGCTACCGACTGGACATTCAGGGCAAGACCGGCAAGGCCTTGGAGCTGGCGGAGGCCCAGCATCAGATCAACCTGGGCAACATCGTCGCGGACGGCATGCAGGCCACCCAGCAGCTCACGTGGAGAATCCAGGACGAGACGCGCCAGGTGATCCGCGAGAGCGAGCAGGCCGATCTCGAATACCGCCGCAGCACCGGGCTGATCGGTGAGCGGGCCTACATCGACGCCCGCCACCAGCAGCAGGTGCAGGCGGCCCGGGACGAGTTCAACGTCCGGGTCCGGACCCTGCAAGCGGGTGAACCCGCCTATGTGGCGGCGGAACTGGCCTTGCAGGTCAAGCTCGGGCAGATCACCCGTCAGGGCATGACCGACCAGCAGGCGCTGACGGATCGCCTGGAGGCGCAGGCCCGCCAGCGGCGCCAGCAGGAGGCGGTGGCCGATCTCGATCACCGCCGTTCCCTGGGCCTGGTGGGCGAGCGGGCCTACCTCGAGGAGCGTCAGCGCCTGGCCGAGGCGGCGGCCCGCGAGGAGTTCGCGGCCCGGGTCGCCAAGATGGAGGAGGGAGGCGACGAGTACCGCGATGCGGAGGCCCAGCTACAGGCCGACCTGACGGCGATCACCCGCCAGGGGGTGCTGGACCGGATCGCGCTGGAGCAGCAGCAACTTCAGGCGTTTATCGGCGGCCTGGACCAGCTGGGCGGCGCGCTGGAATCGGCTGGAGCGGGCTGGGGGGTGTTCCTGAAGTTTGCTGGGCAGGGGATAGACCTGTTCGGCAAGTTCCAGGCGAACCTAAAAGACCTCCGCAGCGCCTTCAACGGTGGCAGTCTCTTCGACAAGCTGGGCGCCGTGGGCGGCACGCTGGGGCTGGTGGCGACCGGCATCAACCTGGTAGGCCAGCTGGGCGACGCGATTCTGAACCTGTCCCCTGGGTTCAGGGCCTGGAAGACCAACCTGCTGGAGGTGGCGGAAGCCCAGAAAAAAGCGCTGAGCATCGACGCCGGGGGCTTCAATAGCCCCTGGGCCAAAGCACTCGAGCAAGACGCGGCCAACCGCGAGAAGCTGGCGAACGCGGGCTTCTGGAAGCGCGTCTGGTGGGGCCTGACCGGCAGCGCCCCGCAGGTCATGAAGACCGAGAGCGCCAAGCTGATGGCCGAGCTTCAGACCATCTTCGCCAACCTCGGTTCCGGCCTCAGCAACATCTTTCAGTCCAGCATGTCCGACGCCTTCCTGAAGGGCGACATGACGAGCTGGGCGCAGAATTGGAGCAAGACGTTTGACCAGCAAGTCGGGCAACTGATCCTCAAGACGATGGTGGACGCGGCCCTGAAGGAGGGGGCGGTGGCCGCCGACCTCGCCGAGCTGACCAAGGCGATCCAGGAACAGCGTTACAACGACATCCCCGCCATCATCGAGCGCATCCGGGCGAACGCTGGCGCAGCGATGTCACCCATTGTGTCGGTAGCCCCAAGCCTGCCCGGTTTCGGCAGCGGGAAAGACACCTCCTCGGGAACCGGCACCAGCGACCCCGCCAGCAACCGACAGCAGGACGAACTCTGGTACCAGTACGAGCACGAGACGGACCCGGTCAAGAAGGCCGCACTCCGCAAGCAGCTGCAAGGGGGAAGCAGCGGAACTTCTGGTGGCAGCACCGTCACGATCACCCGCGAGGCGGTCCAGCCCGACTGGGCTGCCCTCACGGTCAGCATCACCCGGCTGGCGGATCGTGCGGATCTCGAAATCCAGGCAGCCAACCTTCAGATGGAGGCCGCCCGCCTCCAGCGCGAAGCGGCGGGCATCAACGCCCAGGCTGCCGGAATGATCCTGATCGCCGCCGAGCGCCTGAGCGGGGGCACCAGCAGCCCCACACGCGCCGTGTTCTAG